In Halobaculum halobium, a genomic segment contains:
- a CDS encoding sulfite exporter TauE/SafE family protein, which produces MEVLGVAAELLVMFTGFGLLIGILFGFFGMGGSFLVTPALLVMGYAPNVAVGSGLAFVFGTSVIATLKHRDLGQVDYKLGVLMIAGTTGGIEVGKIGLEYLQHIGLAGSVVSVAYIGLLGSIGAFVTYTALKGGDGGISHDVEEDDEGADDIPPIAQKIQSYNVPPMISIRGGFTVSLWMVLAVAFATGLLSGFLGVGGGFIRMPALFYLVGVPVPVAVGTDLFEIVFSGGIGSFLYAQSGAVDLSIVVPLLAGSALGARIGAGATNLVDEDDIKVYFGVMLLLGAIAVAVREAGNYLGIEVLDLVSLAIILGAALLVSGAVVVSSVRKLRETPSSAEPSVAD; this is translated from the coding sequence ATGGAGGTCCTTGGTGTCGCCGCCGAATTACTGGTGATGTTCACAGGGTTCGGTCTCCTGATCGGGATCCTGTTCGGATTCTTCGGGATGGGCGGATCGTTCTTAGTCACGCCTGCGCTGTTGGTCATGGGCTATGCACCGAATGTCGCGGTCGGGTCCGGTCTCGCGTTCGTCTTCGGTACATCAGTCATCGCGACGCTGAAACACCGCGACCTGGGACAGGTTGATTACAAGCTCGGAGTCCTGATGATCGCTGGCACAACCGGCGGCATCGAAGTCGGGAAAATCGGACTGGAGTACCTCCAGCACATCGGGCTAGCGGGAAGCGTCGTCAGCGTCGCCTACATCGGGCTGCTCGGCTCGATCGGTGCGTTCGTCACCTACACCGCGCTGAAAGGCGGTGATGGCGGTATCTCGCACGACGTTGAAGAAGACGACGAGGGTGCCGACGACATCCCTCCGATCGCTCAGAAGATTCAGTCGTACAACGTCCCTCCGATGATCTCTATCCGCGGTGGCTTCACCGTCTCGCTGTGGATGGTGCTCGCGGTCGCATTCGCCACGGGCCTGCTATCAGGGTTCCTCGGCGTCGGCGGCGGTTTCATCCGCATGCCCGCGCTGTTCTATCTGGTCGGCGTCCCCGTCCCGGTCGCGGTCGGGACCGACCTGTTCGAGATCGTCTTCTCGGGCGGCATCGGATCGTTCCTCTACGCGCAGTCCGGCGCGGTCGACCTTTCGATCGTCGTCCCGCTGCTGGCAGGGAGTGCCCTCGGCGCTCGCATCGGTGCCGGCGCGACGAACTTGGTCGACGAGGACGACATCAAGGTGTACTTCGGCGTGATGCTGCTGCTGGGCGCCATCGCAGTCGCCGTCCGCGAGGCCGGGAACTACCTCGGGATCGAGGTGCTCGATCTTGTCAGTCTCGCCATCATCCTCGGCGCCGCGCTCCTCGTGAGCGGGGCGGTCGTGGTGAGCAGCGTCCGCAAGCTCCGCGAGACGCCGTCGAGTGCGGAACCGTCGGTCGCCGACTGA
- a CDS encoding tyrosine-type recombinase/integrase, translating into MGPQSDPTTVPTDIGATTALDDALAAFVAHVSKGESGRHRGEVDRVVGEFVRSAGERGAATAADLSDRQVEAYASHLARRSWAREEDPDAGITGRTAHQYFALVRSFCTFLVERDAIESNPAKSTVATDALPDRSIGVRGDDREQFWSPETRDAIVRWTDWRAENALDHGWLDPARATRDRAIVAVLAYSGARGAELFRDPQNDRRSGLRWRHVDLEAGTLRVYGKTQEWQRTPLLEPGVDRLRAHYRRQDPPIEEWPVFATSHLPSLYRIVREAESVDAEPTRGTVWELLREHDLVPPAISTAGARTLLKRLSAESGITEDGEPLLPHGARRGLGDELYDASAELAQEVLRHQSVETTHASYRDDDVGRLREAAEDALDP; encoded by the coding sequence ATGGGCCCGCAGTCGGATCCGACGACCGTTCCGACCGATATCGGGGCGACCACCGCCCTCGACGACGCGCTGGCAGCGTTCGTTGCCCACGTCAGCAAGGGCGAGTCGGGCCGCCACCGGGGCGAGGTCGATCGCGTCGTCGGTGAGTTCGTGCGCAGCGCGGGCGAGCGAGGCGCCGCGACGGCCGCTGATCTCTCTGACCGACAGGTGGAGGCGTACGCGTCCCACCTCGCACGCCGATCCTGGGCGCGAGAAGAGGATCCAGACGCCGGGATCACCGGCCGAACAGCCCACCAGTACTTCGCGCTCGTCCGGTCCTTTTGCACGTTTCTGGTCGAGCGCGACGCCATCGAATCGAATCCCGCAAAGTCGACCGTCGCGACCGACGCGCTCCCCGATCGGTCGATCGGCGTCCGCGGCGACGACCGCGAGCAGTTCTGGAGCCCCGAGACCCGCGACGCGATCGTCCGATGGACGGACTGGCGTGCAGAGAACGCTCTCGATCACGGTTGGCTTGATCCGGCGCGAGCGACGCGGGACCGCGCGATCGTCGCCGTGCTCGCGTACTCGGGCGCTCGCGGCGCCGAACTGTTCCGCGACCCCCAGAACGACCGCCGGAGCGGACTCCGTTGGCGCCACGTCGATCTCGAGGCGGGGACGCTGCGCGTGTACGGCAAGACACAGGAGTGGCAGCGGACGCCGCTGTTGGAACCAGGCGTTGATCGCCTCCGGGCACATTACCGCCGGCAGGACCCGCCGATCGAGGAGTGGCCGGTGTTCGCCACGAGCCACCTCCCAAGCCTCTACCGCATCGTCCGGGAGGCCGAGAGCGTCGACGCCGAGCCCACGAGAGGGACGGTCTGGGAGCTGTTGCGTGAGCACGACCTCGTCCCGCCGGCGATCTCGACGGCCGGCGCACGAACCCTCCTGAAACGGCTCTCGGCCGAAAGCGGGATCACCGAGGACGGCGAACCGCTGCTGCCGCACGGGGCGCGGCGAGGGCTGGGCGACGAGCTATACGACGCGAGCGCGGAGTTGGCACAGGAGGTGCTTCGCCACCAGTCGGTCGAGACGACCCACGCGAGCTACCGCGACGACGACGTTGGGCGGCTACGGGAGGCCGCCGAGGACGCGCTCGATCCGTAG
- a CDS encoding winged helix-turn-helix domain-containing protein, translating to MEKALWYLLVGTRGGENRARIISALDERPRNANRLAECLDVDYNTVRHHLEMLQDHDVIEAGGEEYGKLYFLTDRFEQHREEFETVLEAM from the coding sequence ATGGAGAAGGCACTCTGGTATCTGCTCGTCGGAACGCGGGGCGGTGAGAACCGCGCGCGGATCATCTCCGCACTCGACGAGCGGCCCCGGAACGCCAACCGGCTTGCCGAGTGCCTCGACGTCGATTACAACACAGTGAGACACCACCTCGAGATGCTACAGGACCACGACGTTATCGAAGCCGGCGGCGAAGAATACGGCAAACTGTATTTCCTGACCGATCGGTTCGAACAGCATCGCGAGGAGTTCGAGACCGTTCTGGAGGCGATGTAA
- a CDS encoding HalOD1 output domain-containing protein produces MDENKTLFCDYCLYISVISNPEIIHTILSTVAERDGVPPGQLDPPLAAVVDPDALTAVLRDTVGYVRFRYNGYVVTVDADGTVTVEE; encoded by the coding sequence GTGGATGAGAACAAAACTCTTTTTTGCGACTACTGCTTATATATCAGCGTTATTTCGAATCCCGAGATAATACACACGATCCTCTCGACAGTCGCTGAACGCGACGGGGTTCCGCCCGGACAGCTTGACCCGCCCCTCGCCGCCGTGGTGGACCCGGATGCACTCACGGCAGTCCTTCGCGACACTGTCGGGTATGTCCGATTTCGATACAACGGGTACGTCGTCACCGTCGATGCAGACGGCACTGTGACTGTCGAAGAGTAG
- a CDS encoding DUF7344 domain-containing protein: protein MTREKSGFEGQESTNGTPTAGLLPSKGVCPGFVFDALSAERRRTLCRVLDQNDGRDLKDLAMDIAAVEHGTDGSEGSNYEWESVYASLYHQHVPKLETLDVVAFDRDTNTVEPGERFDAVDAALEAVETALDGWALGGRSDG from the coding sequence GTGACCCGTGAGAAGTCTGGTTTCGAGGGACAGGAATCTACCAACGGGACGCCGACTGCCGGGCTGTTACCGTCAAAAGGCGTGTGTCCAGGGTTCGTGTTCGACGCTTTGTCGGCAGAACGTCGCCGGACACTCTGTCGCGTACTCGATCAGAACGACGGCCGTGATCTGAAAGACCTCGCGATGGACATCGCCGCAGTCGAGCACGGCACAGACGGGAGCGAGGGGTCGAACTACGAATGGGAGAGTGTGTACGCCTCGCTGTACCATCAGCACGTTCCCAAACTGGAGACACTCGATGTCGTCGCGTTCGACCGCGACACAAACACGGTCGAACCCGGCGAGCGGTTCGATGCCGTCGATGCTGCGCTCGAAGCCGTCGAAACCGCGCTCGACGGGTGGGCCCTCGGTGGGAGGAGCGATGGCTAA
- a CDS encoding HalOD1 output domain-containing protein, with protein sequence MANSNGPRGRPPRIRWRGRDWTQTAQRQFDPTAGSDLTSVIVLAIADADGVPPHQITEPTLFEYVDVEAVSRLVENASGTDAGTDSVRFGYDGSLIEVRADGHVSVFVPVGDTK encoded by the coding sequence ATGGCTAATTCGAATGGGCCACGTGGTCGACCCCCTCGAATCCGCTGGCGCGGTCGCGACTGGACACAGACGGCCCAGCGGCAGTTCGATCCGACGGCTGGGAGTGACCTCACGAGCGTCATCGTCCTAGCGATCGCCGACGCGGACGGCGTACCCCCGCACCAGATCACGGAACCGACACTGTTCGAGTATGTCGACGTCGAGGCGGTTTCGCGACTCGTCGAGAACGCCTCGGGAACCGACGCGGGAACCGACTCCGTCCGATTCGGGTACGACGGCTCGCTGATCGAGGTCCGTGCTGACGGCCACGTCAGCGTATTCGTGCCGGTCGGCGACACCAAGTGA
- a CDS encoding VOC family protein, which translates to MTSVSPTPGIHHVTCVAGDPQRNMDFWAETLGLRLVKRSINQDDSGTYHFFFADAEGTPGTSMTFFPWENLSQGKVGSGQVSRTAFRVPEGSLHYWEDRFDDFGVDYDERVERFGETVLPLRDPDSLPIELVEVEIAEDDPTVPWTEFVPAEHAIRGFHSVTLWLANPDSTMDLLGAMGLEEVGTEESPGDTPGDERTRFAAAGPVGSYVDVLPTVQAGRQGHGTVHHVAFQTPSDEDQSAMRSAVQSQGLRPTQQIDRHWFRSVYFREHNGVLFELATNGPGYDSDEPLDDLGGRLVLPGEFEARREQIEAQLADVTVPLAPDAEPTEADD; encoded by the coding sequence ATGACATCTGTCTCTCCCACCCCAGGCATCCACCACGTCACGTGCGTCGCCGGCGACCCGCAGCGGAACATGGATTTCTGGGCGGAGACGCTAGGCCTGCGGCTCGTGAAGCGATCGATCAACCAGGACGACTCCGGTACGTATCACTTCTTCTTCGCCGACGCGGAGGGCACTCCGGGGACCAGCATGACGTTCTTCCCGTGGGAGAATCTCTCGCAGGGGAAGGTCGGCTCCGGACAGGTGTCGCGGACGGCGTTTCGCGTCCCTGAGGGAAGCCTCCACTACTGGGAGGACCGCTTCGACGACTTCGGCGTCGACTACGACGAGCGCGTCGAACGATTCGGGGAGACGGTCCTCCCGTTGCGGGACCCTGACAGCCTCCCGATCGAGCTGGTCGAGGTGGAGATCGCCGAGGACGATCCGACCGTGCCGTGGACCGAGTTCGTTCCCGCCGAGCACGCGATCCGCGGGTTCCACTCGGTGACGCTGTGGCTCGCAAACCCCGATTCGACGATGGACTTACTGGGCGCGATGGGGCTGGAAGAAGTCGGAACCGAGGAGTCGCCAGGAGACACCCCAGGTGACGAGCGGACCCGGTTTGCGGCCGCCGGCCCGGTCGGTTCGTACGTCGACGTGTTGCCGACTGTTCAGGCCGGCCGACAGGGACACGGCACCGTCCACCACGTCGCGTTCCAGACGCCCAGCGACGAGGATCAGTCCGCGATGCGCTCGGCCGTCCAAAGCCAGGGGTTGCGCCCGACCCAGCAGATCGACCGCCACTGGTTCCGGTCAGTGTACTTCCGAGAGCACAACGGCGTGCTGTTCGAACTCGCCACGAACGGTCCCGGCTACGACAGCGACGAGCCGCTCGACGACCTGGGCGGCCGGCTAGTGCTGCCGGGCGAGTTCGAGGCGCGGCGCGAACAGATCGAGGCGCAACTCGCGGACGTGACGGTACCGCTTGCCCCCGACGCTGAACCGACCGAAGCAGACGACTGA
- a CDS encoding DUF7522 family protein has product MSQEAANRLVEYLDAQADDYLRGAIHYSEGGYESLYLREDVDALYSDQKMQELCDYYRHQSNVQTAEEPFSLGNCHCNVSFYDDAIIFHFAQGDDIGTVVTLEPEAGRNIVGFITQCLKQLHFNSPQSIENVPEWLQD; this is encoded by the coding sequence ATGAGTCAGGAGGCAGCCAACCGTTTAGTGGAATATCTCGATGCACAGGCGGACGATTACCTGAGAGGTGCGATTCACTATTCTGAGGGTGGGTATGAATCGCTGTATCTGCGTGAAGATGTAGATGCGCTGTATTCTGATCAAAAAATGCAGGAGTTGTGTGACTATTACCGCCACCAGAGCAACGTCCAGACTGCCGAGGAGCCCTTTTCATTAGGGAATTGTCACTGCAACGTTTCCTTCTATGATGATGCAATTATATTCCACTTTGCACAAGGCGACGATATCGGGACGGTAGTCACGCTAGAGCCAGAAGCCGGGCGAAACATTGTTGGGTTCATCACACAGTGCCTCAAGCAGCTTCATTTTAATTCTCCACAGAGTATCGAGAACGTTCCAGAGTGGCTTCAAGACTAA
- a CDS encoding molybdopterin-dependent oxidoreductase: MIESFRERDLLSLSNLLFAGFAGVTGVAGSYAVAGNTRRFVVAPIDALVVRMTPGEIVAFVIQNVGEEGHLLHLALSFAIAIGVLAATARVGLAVGRRDGRPVTGVVLAGSLAWAFAASITSQPALAVGAAAPVAVWTAVGTLSPTTVGQDPSRRRMLVSSASALAFVGVSLGLGRSTNEGDSVTDGPTDTNGKVTTLMQDAEKTSLDISGDTPGLVSSFDEFYNVDIAEFDPDLSPDDWSMTITGEVGTDVTVPFDKLTDMPTEHRFVTLRCVGEGLNGHKLDTAVWTGTPLAPLLAEADPDGECDCAMLKAEDDYFVQFPTEALEDAFLAWGMNGQSLPRSHGHPVRVLVPGHWGETNVKWISEIELLDEEMDGYWEQRGWHGTGPVNTVAKLWSETTLNDGRIEVAGHAYAGTRGIERVEVSIDGGDTWQDAELSEPPPGDDVWRQWRHAFSPDGTHEIVVRAVDGEGTLQPENRSDSFPSGATGWVKKTVSR; this comes from the coding sequence ATGATCGAGTCGTTCCGGGAGCGGGACCTTCTCTCGCTCAGCAACCTCCTGTTCGCTGGATTCGCCGGAGTCACGGGAGTTGCAGGGTCGTACGCGGTCGCTGGCAACACGAGACGGTTCGTCGTGGCACCGATCGACGCGCTGGTCGTCCGGATGACGCCCGGAGAGATTGTTGCTTTCGTAATCCAGAACGTCGGCGAAGAGGGCCACCTCCTCCATCTCGCTCTCTCGTTCGCCATCGCGATCGGGGTACTCGCAGCCACCGCACGTGTTGGACTGGCCGTCGGTCGACGCGACGGGCGGCCCGTGACGGGCGTCGTCTTGGCGGGGAGCCTCGCGTGGGCATTCGCCGCCTCGATAACGTCCCAGCCGGCACTCGCGGTGGGTGCTGCCGCCCCCGTCGCGGTGTGGACCGCCGTCGGTACACTGTCGCCGACCACCGTCGGACAGGATCCCTCACGTCGGCGTATGCTCGTTTCGAGCGCAAGCGCCCTCGCTTTCGTCGGCGTATCGCTCGGACTGGGCCGGTCGACCAACGAAGGTGACTCCGTCACCGATGGTCCGACCGACACGAACGGTAAAGTAACCACGCTCATGCAAGACGCCGAGAAGACATCACTCGATATTTCCGGTGACACCCCCGGACTCGTGAGTTCGTTCGATGAGTTCTACAACGTCGACATCGCGGAGTTCGACCCCGACCTCTCGCCGGACGACTGGTCGATGACTATCACCGGCGAAGTCGGCACCGACGTGACCGTTCCGTTCGACAAACTGACCGACATGCCGACCGAGCACCGCTTCGTGACGCTCCGGTGTGTCGGCGAAGGGTTGAACGGTCACAAACTCGACACCGCCGTGTGGACCGGCACACCGCTGGCTCCACTGCTTGCGGAAGCCGATCCCGACGGCGAATGTGACTGTGCGATGCTCAAAGCCGAGGACGACTACTTCGTCCAGTTCCCGACCGAGGCCCTCGAGGACGCGTTTCTCGCTTGGGGGATGAACGGTCAGTCGCTCCCCAGATCCCACGGCCATCCGGTACGCGTGTTGGTCCCGGGACACTGGGGCGAAACTAATGTCAAGTGGATTTCCGAAATCGAGTTACTCGACGAGGAGATGGACGGCTACTGGGAACAGCGTGGCTGGCACGGGACTGGACCGGTGAACACTGTCGCCAAACTCTGGAGTGAGACCACCCTCAACGACGGACGAATTGAAGTCGCCGGCCACGCGTATGCCGGAACGCGTGGCATCGAACGCGTCGAGGTCTCCATCGACGGAGGCGATACGTGGCAGGACGCGGAGCTCTCGGAACCGCCCCCCGGAGACGACGTGTGGCGTCAGTGGCGTCACGCGTTCAGTCCAGACGGAACCCACGAGATCGTCGTACGGGCGGTCGACGGCGAGGGGACGCTCCAGCCCGAGAACCGGTCAGACTCGTTCCCGAGCGGGGCGACGGGCTGGGTCAAGAAGACCGTCAGTCGATGA
- a CDS encoding DUF7512 family protein, translating into MQLGLDSLSGTTLAAALIGLVLLEAIVLYFGYGFLESTLGKRVTDLLRGL; encoded by the coding sequence TTGCAGCTCGGCCTTGACAGCCTGAGCGGAACCACGCTCGCAGCAGCGCTCATCGGATTGGTTCTGCTGGAAGCGATCGTACTGTACTTCGGCTACGGGTTCCTCGAGTCTACTCTCGGGAAGCGCGTCACGGATCTCTTGCGGGGACTCTGA
- a CDS encoding helix-turn-helix domain-containing protein, with protein sequence MPDAMSDQLREDMECEGLLECFHGLKQLDRECYQALVAADGELTVDEVAKRVDRERSTAYRSIQRLLETGFIEKTQVNYEQGGYYHVYSPAGPSDIADDLQRMLNDWYAKMGQLIGEFEQKYEERESPSAEAAEQ encoded by the coding sequence ATGCCCGATGCGATGTCCGACCAACTGCGAGAGGATATGGAATGTGAGGGCCTCCTCGAGTGTTTCCACGGCCTCAAACAACTCGACAGGGAGTGTTATCAAGCGCTCGTCGCCGCGGACGGCGAGTTGACCGTCGACGAGGTCGCTAAGCGCGTCGACCGCGAGCGCTCGACCGCCTATCGGTCGATCCAGCGACTCCTAGAGACGGGCTTCATCGAGAAGACCCAGGTCAACTACGAGCAAGGTGGGTACTACCACGTGTACTCACCCGCGGGCCCGAGCGACATCGCCGACGACTTGCAGCGGATGCTCAACGACTGGTACGCCAAAATGGGCCAGCTCATCGGCGAGTTCGAACAGAAATACGAAGAGCGCGAGTCGCCGAGCGCCGAAGCCGCCGAGCAGTAG
- a CDS encoding competence/damage-inducible protein A, whose protein sequence is MDVAIVTVGDEVLAGETANTNASWLAGEIAGMGGRVRRILTMPDDRSAITDQVLAWSDAYDRVVVTGGLGGTHDDVTADAIADAFDRELAVREEVRAAVVETVAAYRDANPELVEEHELEIDVAAWASLPEGAQYVPNDEGLCPGFVVENVYAMPGVPSEVRAVFGRVADEFAGDEVARTLYTSQPEGSMIAALDGARNRFDVAIGSYPDTEGHNRLTVRGDDADAVQEAAGWLAEQVRVIDQE, encoded by the coding sequence ATGGATGTTGCTATCGTCACCGTCGGCGACGAGGTGCTCGCCGGGGAGACGGCGAACACGAACGCGTCGTGGCTGGCGGGCGAGATCGCCGGGATGGGCGGACGCGTCCGGCGGATACTCACGATGCCGGACGACCGATCGGCGATCACGGACCAGGTACTGGCGTGGAGCGACGCCTACGACAGAGTGGTCGTGACAGGCGGACTCGGCGGGACCCACGACGACGTGACGGCCGATGCCATCGCCGACGCGTTCGACCGCGAGTTGGCGGTCCGCGAGGAGGTGCGCGCAGCCGTCGTCGAGACGGTCGCCGCCTACCGCGACGCGAACCCCGAGCTCGTCGAGGAGCACGAACTGGAGATCGACGTCGCCGCGTGGGCGTCACTTCCGGAGGGTGCGCAGTACGTCCCGAACGACGAGGGGCTGTGTCCGGGATTCGTCGTGGAGAACGTGTACGCGATGCCGGGCGTTCCGAGCGAGGTGCGGGCCGTCTTCGGCCGCGTCGCCGACGAGTTCGCCGGCGACGAGGTGGCGCGAACGCTGTACACGTCCCAGCCGGAAGGCTCGATGATCGCGGCGCTTGACGGCGCCCGCAACCGGTTCGACGTGGCTATCGGAAGTTATCCGGATACCGAGGGGCACAACCGCCTGACCGTCCGCGGCGACGACGCGGACGCGGTACAGGAGGCCGCGGGGTGGCTCGCAGAACAGGTCCGCGTCATCGATCAAGAGTGA